One window of Triticum dicoccoides isolate Atlit2015 ecotype Zavitan chromosome 5A, WEW_v2.0, whole genome shotgun sequence genomic DNA carries:
- the LOC119301055 gene encoding peptidyl-prolyl cis-trans isomerase FKBP43-like: MAFWGVEVKPGKPYTHSYNPSHGRLRICQATLGSCDAATRTVVQCIVGNKKPIILCSLNPKLAEMCHLEIELEEVDEVLFSVLGQSSVHLSGYYLRPGSRGNAGDEDSESYGEDVGESDTDQDYEGSEDSYESDFIDDGDNEVPEDSDVSDSMDDGDVCSTPDHRKQDSEKHARKVKRQRRLKKKQQVDSSADKIADSPSKPAARRKRGSIFDSASEDEDFLAQSEENLPTPVSLAKKTNGKVSEEIKPGNVTSNDEAKKRSKSDKKRKSDAINEDPASPVDVTEINGSSVPKQEAEIKKKSKKKKKTLEAEDGKHSNNIRTLEDGLVIEDLSAGNQDAKVASEGNKVYINYVGKLQDGKTVHSNGEEKPYKFKLGSEKVMRGWNLGITGMCVGEKRRLTIPPSLCDNGGKSVVELPKDSTIIYEVELVKVR; encoded by the exons ATGGCGTTCTGGG GCGTGGAGGTGAAGCCCGGGAAGCCGTACACCCACAGCTACAACCCTTCCCATGGCCGTCTCCGCATTTGCCAG GCCACATTGGGCAGCTGCGATGCTGCTACAAGGACAGTGGTGCAATGCATTGTGGGCAACAAGAAACCCATCATACTTTGTAGTTTGAATCCTAAATTGGCTGAGATGTGCCATCTCGAGATtgagttggaggaggtcgacgaggttCTGTTTTCAGTACTTGGCCAGAGTTCTGTGCATCTCTCAGGATATTACCTCCGGCCAGGCAGTAGGGGCAATGCAGGGGATGAAGACTC AGAATCTTATGGAGAGGATGTTGGAGAGTCTGATACAGACCAAGACTATGAAGGGAGTGAGGACAGTTATGAATCTGACTTCATTGATGATGGTGACAATGAAGTACCCGAGGACAGTGATGTTTCTGATTCTATGGATGATGGTGATGTATGCTCAACCCCCGATCACCGCAAGCAAG ATTCTGAAAAGCATGCTCGTAAGGTTAAAAGACAGCGGCGCTTAAAGAAGAAGCAACAAGTTGACAGCTCCGCTGACAAGATTGCTGATTCTCCATCAAAGCCTGCTGCCAGGCGCAAACGTGGCTCAATATTTGATAGTGCCAGTGAAGATGAGGACTTTTTGGCCCAGAGTGAAGAAAACTTGCCTACGCCTGTTTCCTTGGCTAAGAAAACTAATGGTAAAGTTTCAGAGGAAATCAAACCTGGAAATGTTACGTCGAATGATGAAGCCAAAAAACGGAGTAAAAGTGATAAGAAAAGAAAAAGTGATGCCATCAATGAGGATCCTGCATCTCCAGT GGATGTAACAGAGATCAATGGATCATCGGTTCCAAAACAGGAagctgaaataaaaaagaaatccaagaaaaagaagaaaactcTAGAGGCAGAAGATGGAAAGCATTCAAACAACATAAGAACATTGGAAGATGGGCTGGTCATAGAAGATCTGTCAGCAGGAAACCAAGATGCCAAAGTGGCTTCAGAGGGCAACAAG GTTTATATCAATTATGTTGGCAAGCTGCAGGATGGAAAAACTGTTCATTCTAATGGCGAGGAAAAGCCCTACAAGTTTAAGCTTG GTTCTGAGAAAGTGATGCGTGGATGGAACCTCGGTATTACTG GTATGTGCGTTGGAGAGAAGAGGAGGCTAACCATTCCCCCATCCCTGTG CGACAATGGTGGTAAATCGGTCGTAGAATTGCCCAAAGATTCAACAATCATCTATGAAGTGGAGTTGGTGAAAGTCCGGTGA